The Arvicanthis niloticus isolate mArvNil1 chromosome 2, mArvNil1.pat.X, whole genome shotgun sequence genome includes a window with the following:
- the Lmo2 gene encoding rhombotin-2 isoform X1 produces the protein MEGSAVTVLERGGASSPAERPSKRRRRSGGARAPEGVRVQAASQPRATKGAPPPPGTPPPSPMSSAIERKSLDPSEEPVDEVLQIPPSLLTCGGCQQNIGDRYFLKAIDQYWHEDCLSCDLCGCRLGEVGRRLYYKLGRKLCRRDYLRLFGQDGLCASCDKRIRAYEMTMRVKDKVYHLECFKCAACQKHFCVGDRYLLINSDIVCEQDIYEWTKINGII, from the exons ATGGAAG GGAGTGCGGTGACTGTCCTTGAGCGTGGAGGGGCGAGCTCGCCGGCGGAGCGACCGAGCAAGAGGAGGCGCAGGAGCGGCGGCGCCCGAGCACCGGAGGGGGTCCGAGTCCAGGCAGCTAGTCAGCCACGCGCCACAAAGGGAGCGCCCCCGCCGCCCGGCACGCCGCCCCCCTCCCCAATGTCCTCGGCCATCGAAAGGAAGAGCCTGGACCCGTCTGA GGAACCTGTGGATGAGGTGCTACAGATACCCCCATCCCTGCTAACATGTGGCGGCTGCCAGCAGAACATAGGGGACCGTTACTTCCTGAAAGCCATCGACCAGTACTGGCATGAGGACTGCCTCAGCTGTGACCTCTGTGGGTGTCGGCTGGGTGAGGTGGGGCGTCGCCTCTACTACAAGCTGGGACGGAAGCTGTGCAGGAGAGACTATCTCAG GCTTTTTGGTCAGGATGGTCTCTGCGCTTCCTGTGACAAGCGGATCCGTGCCTATGAGATGACGATGCGTGTGAAAGACAAAGTGTATCACCTGGAGTGTTTCAAGTGCGCCGCCTGTCAGAAGCATTTCTGTGTAGGTGACAGATACCTTCTCATCAACTCCGACATAGTGTGTGAACAAGACATCTACGAGTGGACCAAGATCAATGGGATCATCTAG
- the Lmo2 gene encoding rhombotin-2 isoform X2 → MSSAIERKSLDPSEEPVDEVLQIPPSLLTCGGCQQNIGDRYFLKAIDQYWHEDCLSCDLCGCRLGEVGRRLYYKLGRKLCRRDYLRLFGQDGLCASCDKRIRAYEMTMRVKDKVYHLECFKCAACQKHFCVGDRYLLINSDIVCEQDIYEWTKINGII, encoded by the exons ATGTCCTCGGCCATCGAAAGGAAGAGCCTGGACCCGTCTGA GGAACCTGTGGATGAGGTGCTACAGATACCCCCATCCCTGCTAACATGTGGCGGCTGCCAGCAGAACATAGGGGACCGTTACTTCCTGAAAGCCATCGACCAGTACTGGCATGAGGACTGCCTCAGCTGTGACCTCTGTGGGTGTCGGCTGGGTGAGGTGGGGCGTCGCCTCTACTACAAGCTGGGACGGAAGCTGTGCAGGAGAGACTATCTCAG GCTTTTTGGTCAGGATGGTCTCTGCGCTTCCTGTGACAAGCGGATCCGTGCCTATGAGATGACGATGCGTGTGAAAGACAAAGTGTATCACCTGGAGTGTTTCAAGTGCGCCGCCTGTCAGAAGCATTTCTGTGTAGGTGACAGATACCTTCTCATCAACTCCGACATAGTGTGTGAACAAGACATCTACGAGTGGACCAAGATCAATGGGATCATCTAG